The following coding sequences lie in one Stigmatopora nigra isolate UIUO_SnigA chromosome 4, RoL_Snig_1.1, whole genome shotgun sequence genomic window:
- the LOC144195533 gene encoding uncharacterized protein LOC144195533 yields MSRLPKVSLTVATCTLLLLATLTPSSEARRGGGFRGGWGGGRSSYRPQAPRGGGPSAGKVAGAAAAGAIGGAMLGSALSRPAYGGYGGYGGGFGGGYGGGYPGGYGYPGGYGYPRYGGGYRATGGGQAYDPEGSGDMEFLTGASSGPVYNSIVVVVGSILTLLLPLL; encoded by the coding sequence ATGTCCAGGCTACCAAAAGTCTCGCTGACAGTGGCCACGTGCACGCTGCTGTTGCTCGCCACGCTGACCCCCAGCTCGGAGGCCCGGCGCGGCGGAGGCTTCAGGGGGGGTTGGGGCGGGGGCAGGTCGTCTTACCGGCCGCAGGCCCCCAGAGGCGGCGGCCCCAGCGCCGGCAAAGTGGCCGGCGCGGCCGCGGCGGGGGCCATCGGCGGAGCCATGCTGGGCTCGGCCTTGAGCCGCCCCGCCTACGGAGGCTACGGAGGCTACGGCGGTGGCTTCGGGGGAGGTTACGGAGGCGGCTATCCCGGAGGCTACGGCTATCCCGGAGGCTACGGCTACCCGCGCTACGGCGGGGGCTACCGCGCCACTGGCGGCGGGCAAGCATACGACCCGGAGGGTTCCGGAGACATGGAGTTCCTGACCGGGGCGTCCAGCGGGCCCGTCTACAACAGtatcgtggtggtggtgggctccaTTCTCACTCTCCTGCTGCCGCTCCTGTGA